The genomic segment aagagtgacttacatggttgattagagccaaaatgtggcctaaaattgactcgtataaatgtggtaccaagaggtggttaaagtatgttaaattgcatgttgatgatgttaaaaggtcaattgtaccaatatatggtggcaagtgactcttatagggtgcaaagtgactctaatatggtgaagagtgacttacatggttgattagagccaaaatgtggcctaaaattgactcgtataaatgtggtaccaagaggtggttaaaggaagtaaaattgcatgtatatgatgttaaaaggtcaattgtaccaatatatggtggcaagtgactcttatagggtgcaaagtgactctaatatggtgaagagtgacttacatggttgattagagccaaaatgtggcccaaaattgactcgtataaatgtggtaccaagaggtgggtaaagatgttaaattgcatgttgataaTGTTAAAAgttcaattgtaccaatatatggtggcaagtgactcttatagggtacaaagtgactataatatggtgaagagtgacttacatggttgattagagccaaaatgtggcctaaaattgactcgtataaatgtggtaccaagaggtggttaaaggatgttaaattgcattttgatgatgttaaaaggtcaattgtacctatatatggtggcaagtgactcttatagggtgcaaagtgactctaatatggtgaatagtgatttacatggttgattagagccaaaatgtggtccaaaattgactcgtataaatgtggtaccaagaggtgggtaaaggatgttaaattgcatgttgatgatgttaaaagttcaattgtaccaatatatggtggaagtgactcttataggttgcaaagtgaatctaatacggtgaagagtgacttacatggttgattagagccgaaagttggcctaaaattgactcgtataaatgtggtaccaagaggtggttaaaggatgttaaattgcattttgatgatgttaaaaggtcaattgtacctatatatggtggcaagtgactcttatagggtacaaagtgactctaatatggtgaatagtgatttacatggttgattagagccaaaatgtggtccaaaattgactcgtataaatgtggtaccaagaggtgggtaaaggatgttaaattgcatgttgatgatgttaaaagttcaattgtaccaatatatggtgggaagtgactcttatagggtgcaaagtgactctaatatggtgaagagtgacttacatggttgattagagccaaaatgtggcctaaaattgactcgtataaatgtggtaccaagagttggttaaaggatgttaaattgcatttTCATGATGTTAAAAGGTTAATTGTACCTATATATggtggcaggtgactcttatagggtgcaaagtgaatctaatacggtgaagagtgacttacatggttgattagagccgaaagttggcctaaaattgactcgtataaatgtggtaccaagaggtggttaaaggatgttaaattgtattttgatgatgttaaaaggttaattgtacctatatatggtggcaagtgactcttctagggtacgaagtgactctaatatggtgaatagtgatttacatggttgattagagccaaaatgtggtccaaaattaactcgtataaatgtggtaccaagaggtgggtaaaggatgttaaattgcatgtcGATGATGTTAAAAgttcaattgtaccaatatatggtgggaagtgactcttatagggtgcaaagtgactctaatatggtgaagagtgacttacatggttgattatagccaaaatgtggcctaaaattgactcgtataaatgtggtaccaagagttggttaaaggatgttaaattgcattttcatgatgttaaaaggtcaattgtatctatatatggtggcaggtgactcttatagggtgcaaagtgaatctaatatggtgaatagtgatttacatggttgattagagccaaaatgtggtccaaaattgactcgtataaatgtggtaccaagaggtgggtaaaggatgttaaattgcatgttgataaTGTTAAAAgttcaattgtaccaatatatggtggcaagtgactcttataggggcaaagtgactctaatatggtgaagagtgacttacatggttgattagagccaaaatgtggcctaaaattgactcgtataaatgtggtaccaagaggtggttaaagtatgttaaattgcatgttgatgatgttaaaaggtcaattgtaccaatatatggtggcaagtgactcttatagggtgcaaagtgactctaatatggtgaagagtgacttacatggttgattagagccaaaatgtggcctaaaattgactcgtataaatgtggtaccaagaggtggttaaaggaagtaaaattgcatgtatatgatgttaaaaggtcaattgtaccaatatatggtggcaagtgactcttatagggtgcaaagtaactctaatatggtgaagagtgacttacatggttgattagagccaaaatgtggcccaaaattgactcgtataaatgtggtaccaagaggtgggtaaagatgttaaattgcatgttgataaTGTTAAAAGTTCAAtcgtaccaatatatggtggcaagtgactcttatagggtacaaagtgactataatatggtgaagagtgacttacatggttgattagagccaaaatgtggcctaaaattgactcgtataaatgtggtaccaagaggtggttaaaggatgttaaattgcattttgatgatgttaaaaggtcaattgtacctatatatggtggcaagtgactcttatagggtgcaaagtgactctaatatggtgaatagtgatttacatggttgattagagccaaaatgtggtccaaaattgactcgtataaatgtggtaccaagaggtgggtaaaggatgttaaattgcatgttgatgatgttaaaagttcaattgtaccaatatatggtgggaagtgactcttataggttgcaaagtgaatctaatacggtgaagagtgacttacatggttgattagagccgaaagttggcctaaaattgactcgtataaatgtggtaccaagaggtggttaaaggatgttaaattgcattttgatgatgttaaaaggtcaattgtacctatatatggtggcaagtgactcttatagggtacaaagtgactctaatatggtgaatagtgatttacatggttgattagagccaaaatgtggtccaaaattgactcgtataaatgtggtaccaagaggtgggtaaaggatgttaaattgcatgttgatgatgttaaaagttcaattgtaccaatatatggtgggaagtgactcttatagggtgcaaagtgactctaatatggtgaagagtgacttacatggttgattagagccaaaatgtggcctaaaattgactcgtataaatgtggtaccaagagttggttaaaggatgttaaattgcatttTCATGATGTTAAAAGGTTAATTGTACCTATATATggtggcaggtgactcttatagggtgcaaagtgaatctaatatggtgaatagtgatttacatggttgattagagccaaaatgtgcttcaaaattgactcgtataaatgtggtaccaagaggtgggtaaagaatgttaaattgcatgttgataaTGTTAAAAgttcaattgtaccaatatatggtggcaagtgactcttatagggtgcaaagtgactctaatatggtgaagagtgacttacatggttgattagacccaaaatgtggcctaaaattgactcgtataaatgtggtaccaagtggtggttaaagtatgttaaattgcatgttgatgatgttaaaaggtcaattgtaccaatatatggtggcaatgTTGGACACAATCTCTGAATTCTCCTTAACATCAGGACTTCATCCTAATGCTTCCAAAAGCAATTGTTTCTTCTGTAACACTCCTCAGGAAGTTGAGAATGCTATTATTAGTTATTCTGGATTCCAGATTGGTCATCTCCCTATCAAATATCTGGGTTTACCTCTAATCTCTAAAAAACTCTCCAAGGCAGAATGCACTCCTCTTATTCTCCGCATGTGCTCGAAGATTGATCTCTGGACTAATGCCTTTCTGAAATTTTCTGGAAGACTACAGCTGATTAAAGCCATATTATTTGGTATCCATAGCTATTGGACCATGTACCTTTTTCTTCCCAAGAGTGTGCTTAAAAATCTAAAATCTACTCTAGCTAAATTCTTATGGGGTGGAGCATCCTCTGCTAAATGTCATTATAAAGTTGCTTGGGAGACATGTTGTTTACCAAAGGAAGAAGGAGGTCTAGGCATTCGAGACCCTCTGGAGTGGAATAAAGCAGCCATTATTTATCAATTCTGGAGAGTAATCCAGCCTAACCAATCATCCCTTTGGAGTATTTGGTTGCACTCCTGCCTCTTCCGCAACAAGTCAATTTGGACAGCGCCTGCTCCTAGTTCCTGTCCCTGGTGCGTCAAAAAGTTGATTAATGTGCGAACTGAGGTGACTCAAAGAATCCAATTCAAAATCGGTGCCGAGTCAAAATTTAAATTATGGCATGATCCATGGATTAATGGTACACCCTTGTTCTCTAAATACGGTAATAGCATTATATCTATCATGGAATCGACATCTATGGCCAGCATTCAATCATTTATTTGAGACGGACTTTGGCATATTCATCCCTCGAATCATGTTTCTGCCATTGAGGTTAGGAATGAAATGTTGGGAGTCAGATTATTTGCTCGAGATGAAATTCTATGGGAAAGTCAACAAGGAAAAGAGGTTAACATCTCAAAAATCTGGAACTCTATTCGCAGAATTGGGCAACCACCACCTTGGATATCAGCTGTTTGGAGTATTTTTTCGATTCCAAAAAATTCATTCTTTTTTTGGCTGGCAATTCAAGATAGATTGTTGACAAAAGAGCGTATGAGTCGTTTTGGAATGTATAATGATGGCAGATGTATGCTATGCAATGGTCACAATGAAAATGCTAGTCACTTGTTCATGGAATGCGGGTATGCAACTCAGATTCTTCAGGCCTGTCCTGTTACTCTTACGAGGGACTGGAGGGATTTTAGGCAAGGAAATTTCCTAGCAAACACAGAGAGCAACATTAAAAGACAAATTGCCTATCTTTATATTGGGACTACAATATACTATATATGGCAAGAGCGGAATAGAAGAATGCACAGCAATGGCAACAATCGAAGCTCCAGGGTGCTGCTTTTCATTATCAAAAGAGAAGTGAGAGAAAAATTATTTTCTTGCAAGCGTTTTCACAGGGCAGTGGAAAATAATGTAAATCTCATTACCCTATTGTACTAGAGGAAAGGATAGAGTAGAACTCTTAGATTTTAGTTTTGGGCTTCTGTTTATTTAAAGAAATCATCTTTAAATAGAAGTAAAGCTAGTTTTCTCTGTTCTGTATCAATGACTTGGCATTGTTGGGAGTATGTTCCTGATCTTTGATGCTCTAGGGTATACCCTAGTATTTTGTATTTTTCTTTGTTGGGTTTATACAATTAttacttagcaaaaaaaaaaagtgactcttatagggtgcaaagtgactctaatatggtgaagagtgacttacatggttgattagagccaaaatgtggcctaaaattgactcgtataaatgtggtaccaagaggtggttaaaggaagtaaaattgcatgtatatgatgttaaaaggtcaattgtaccaatatatggtggcaagtgactcttatagggtgcaaagttactcgaatttggtgaagagtgacttacatggttgattagagccaaaatgtggcctaaaattgactcgtataaatgtggtaccaagaggtggttaaagtatgttaaattgcatgttgatgatgttaaaaggtcaattgtaccaatatatggtggcaagcgactgttataaggtgcaaagtgactctaatatggtgaagagtgacttacatggttgattagagccaaaatgtggactaaaattgactcgtataaatgtggtaccaagaggtggttaaaggatgttaaattacatgttgatgatattaaaaggtcaattgtaccaatatatgctggcaagtgacacttatagggtgcaaagtgaatctaatacggtgaagagtgacttacatggttgattagagccgaaAGTTGGCCTAAacttgactcgtataaatgtggtgccaagaggtggttaaaggatgttaaattgcatttttatgatgttaaaaggttaattgtacctatatatggtggcaagtgactcttatagtgtagaaagtgactctaatatggtgaatagtgatttacatggttgattagagccaaaatgtggtccaaaattaactcgtataaatgtggtaccaagaggtgggtaaaggatgttaaattgcatgttgatgatgttaaaagttcaattgtaccaatatat from the Apium graveolens cultivar Ventura unplaced genomic scaffold, ASM990537v1 ctg6995, whole genome shotgun sequence genome contains:
- the LOC141703695 gene encoding uncharacterized protein LOC141703695 gives rise to the protein MLGVRLFARDEILWESQQGKEVNISKIWNSIRRIGQPPPWISAVWSIFSIPKNSFFFWLAIQDRLLTKERMSRFGMYNDGRCMLCNGHNENASHLFMECGYATQILQACPVTLTRDWRDFRQGNFLANTESNIKRQIAYLYIGTTIYYIWQERNRRMHSNGNNRSSRVLLFIIKREVREKLFSCKRFHRAVENNVNLITLLY